The following are from one region of the Rosistilla carotiformis genome:
- a CDS encoding flavin monoamine oxidase family protein — protein MRVWKVGIIGGGPGGLTTAYSLQKIADRPFHVTLFEASDRLGGKILTPQFSKASSRYEAGAAEFYGYSQFDDDPLRELIAELGLPVTQMEGCAVIMNNRVLSNLDDVRDHLGLEAFAAVTAFDRRARDHMTPEEFYQSDYPEGSTRQPDRRRFDSMLDAIDNDDARQYIEAMIHSDLATEPKQTSVDYGVQNYVMNHPAYMSLYSIEGGNERLPRELVARIDADILRDCPVRSVCKLEDDRLRIASRHHGEDRQDDFDFVVIALPHNQVNSVAFEGDRLAEAIRTHHDYFNYPAHYLRVTILFDEPFWRRTLTDSFWMLDRMGGCCLYDESSRDLESTHGVLGWLLGGSNAEEMSHLDDERLIQEALDSLPDFLADGRERFVEGRVHRWIGAVNAMPGGMVPLSQDRRHQPEPTEHANLYMVGDYLYDSTLNGVLDSANYVAAWIAGRMNNNGKDLV, from the coding sequence ATGCGAGTTTGGAAAGTTGGAATCATAGGAGGCGGGCCCGGCGGCTTGACGACGGCCTATTCGCTGCAAAAGATCGCGGATCGCCCGTTCCATGTGACGCTATTCGAGGCCAGCGATCGGCTGGGGGGAAAGATCCTCACGCCGCAATTCAGCAAAGCATCCTCACGCTACGAAGCGGGGGCGGCGGAATTCTATGGATACTCGCAATTTGACGACGATCCGCTGCGGGAATTGATTGCCGAACTCGGATTGCCCGTCACGCAAATGGAGGGCTGTGCGGTGATCATGAACAACCGCGTCCTTTCAAATCTCGATGATGTTCGCGATCACTTGGGGCTCGAAGCGTTCGCTGCGGTGACAGCGTTCGACCGCCGCGCTCGCGACCACATGACACCGGAGGAATTCTATCAATCCGACTACCCCGAAGGGTCGACTCGCCAACCCGACCGGCGTCGCTTTGATTCGATGTTAGACGCGATTGACAACGACGACGCACGCCAATATATCGAGGCGATGATCCACAGCGATCTGGCGACGGAGCCCAAGCAAACCAGCGTCGATTATGGTGTGCAGAACTACGTCATGAACCATCCTGCGTACATGAGCCTGTACAGCATTGAAGGGGGCAATGAGCGTTTGCCGCGCGAACTCGTCGCACGGATCGACGCGGACATCCTGCGTGATTGCCCGGTTCGCAGCGTCTGCAAACTCGAGGATGATCGATTGCGCATTGCATCGCGCCATCACGGTGAGGATCGACAGGACGATTTTGATTTTGTTGTCATCGCCCTGCCACACAATCAAGTGAACTCGGTTGCGTTTGAAGGGGATCGGCTTGCCGAGGCGATTCGAACGCACCACGACTACTTCAATTACCCAGCCCATTATCTGCGCGTCACGATCTTGTTCGACGAACCCTTCTGGCGTCGTACGTTGACCGATTCGTTCTGGATGCTGGATCGCATGGGGGGATGCTGCTTGTACGACGAATCCTCACGCGATCTGGAGAGTACCCACGGCGTGTTGGGTTGGTTGTTGGGGGGCAGCAATGCGGAAGAGATGAGTCACTTGGACGACGAGCGGTTGATCCAAGAGGCACTCGATTCGCTGCCCGACTTCCTCGCCGATGGACGCGAGCGTTTTGTCGAGGGGCGCGTCCATCGTTGGATTGGCGCGGTCAATGCGATGCCAGGTGGGATGGTGCCGCTGAGCCAAGATCGCCGCCACCAACCCGAGCCGACAGAACATGCCAACCTCTATATGGTCGGCGACTACTTGTATGACTCCACTCTCAACGGTGTCCTCGACTCGGCCAACTATGTCGCCGCGTGGATTGCGGGACGCATGAACAACAACGGAAAGGACCTAGTGTGA
- the bufB gene encoding MNIO family bufferin maturase, giving the protein MTDSNREPSPTASGLGLGVGLRTAHFAHILEHQPAVDWFEIISENFMDCQGRPLYVLDQIAERYPIVMHGVSMSIGSSDPLNLEYLKKLKRLADETGARWVSDHVCWTGIASKNTHDLLPIPYHEESLRHVCDRIRIVQEILERPLVLENPSTYVTFRDSTMSEWEFIRRMTIESGCQLLLDVNNVYVSSVNHDFSPTEYLDSIPADRVVQFHLAGHTDLGTHCIDTHDGRVVDRVWELFRYAYQRGIRASTLLEWDANIPEFDVLHAEVLKAKAYLSSAQAEPLDDWDAPSQSSNMPRPLPTEDAVAPANERRRDAIPQPALFSRAEVE; this is encoded by the coding sequence ATGACCGATTCGAATCGAGAACCATCGCCTACGGCATCTGGCTTGGGGCTTGGCGTTGGGCTGCGGACCGCCCACTTTGCACACATTTTGGAGCATCAACCGGCGGTCGATTGGTTCGAAATCATCTCCGAGAACTTCATGGACTGCCAAGGGCGTCCGCTTTACGTCCTGGACCAAATCGCCGAACGGTACCCGATCGTAATGCACGGGGTTTCGATGTCGATCGGCAGCAGCGATCCGTTGAACCTCGAATACTTGAAAAAGCTGAAGCGACTGGCCGATGAGACCGGCGCACGCTGGGTTTCGGACCATGTCTGTTGGACTGGGATCGCATCAAAAAACACCCACGATCTGTTACCCATCCCTTACCACGAAGAATCGCTACGCCACGTCTGCGATCGGATTCGAATCGTGCAAGAAATTCTGGAACGGCCGTTGGTGCTGGAGAATCCCAGCACCTACGTCACCTTCCGCGATTCGACGATGAGCGAATGGGAGTTCATCCGCCGAATGACGATCGAAAGTGGATGCCAGTTGTTGTTGGACGTGAACAACGTCTACGTCTCCAGCGTGAATCACGATTTCTCTCCTACCGAATACCTCGATTCGATCCCCGCCGATCGCGTTGTCCAGTTCCATTTGGCGGGGCACACCGATCTTGGAACCCACTGCATCGACACGCACGATGGACGCGTGGTCGATCGCGTGTGGGAGCTGTTTCGATATGCCTACCAACGCGGGATCCGGGCTTCAACGCTGTTGGAATGGGACGCCAACATTCCCGAATTCGATGTGCTGCATGCCGAGGTGCTGAAGGCGAAAGCTTATCTGAGTTCGGCCCAAGCCGAGCCGTTGGACGATTGGGATGCGCCGTCGCAATCGTCCAACATGCCGCGGCCCCTTCCCACGGAGGATGCGGTGGCACCGGCGAACGAGCGCCGTCGCGATGCGATTCCTCAGCCAGCGTTGTTCAGTCGAGCGGAGGTCGAGTAG